The proteins below are encoded in one region of Sminthopsis crassicaudata isolate SCR6 chromosome 1, ASM4859323v1, whole genome shotgun sequence:
- the EEF1E1 gene encoding eukaryotic translation elongation factor 1 epsilon-1 — MSAKMAAAEELTLLEKLLGLRRGNKYSAQGDRQIPVLQTNNGPSLTGLATIAAHLVKQANKEHLLGSTAEEKAVVQQWLEYRVTRIGGHSSKEDIRTMLKDLNSYLEDKVYLTGNNFTLADILLYYGLHRFIVDLTFQEKEKYLNVSRWFSHIQHYPGIRQHLSNVVFIKNRLYTNTH; from the exons ATGTCCGCGAAGATGGCGGCTGCGGAAGAGCTGACTTTGCTGGAGAAGTTGCTGGGCTTGAGGAGAGGGAACAAGTATAGCGCTCAAGGAGACCGGCAG attccaGTCCTTCAGACAAACAATGGGCCAAGTTTAACAGGCTTGGCTACTATTGCAGCTCATTTGGTCAAACAAGCCAACAAAGAGCATCTGCTGGGAAGCACAGCAGAAGAGAAGGCAGTTGTTCAGCAGTGGTTAGAATACAGAGTAACTCGCATTGGTGGACACTCCAGTAAGGAAGATATCCGAACTATGTTGAAG gatCTTAACTCATATCTTGAAGATAAAGTTTACCTTACTGGTAATAATTTTACTTTAGCAGATATTTTATTGTACTATGGACTTCATCGTTTCATA GTTGACCTTACATttcaagaaaaggagaaatatctGAATGTGTCTCGCTGGTTTTCTCATATTCAACATTATCCAGGCATCAGACAACATCTGTCTAATGTTGTTTTTATCAAGAACAGACTTTATACTAATACTCATTAA